TTTTAAAACCTTGTTCTTATTTTCTTCCTCTGGACAAAATCTAGGATTGCAAGTTGAACTTGATGTGGCAAACAAGTATGTGCATAAATGTATTAAATACACATAATTTTTTGTAGAGGTACATGGAAGCAGAAATTTCGAGGCCTCTAAGTGGGTTTAACCTAAGAATATTTATATGTTTGGTCCTCATCTTGTTTAAAACCTTCATCATGCTACACTTTATGAGACATTCAAAGGTACCATTTACATTTGTCTTAAATAGTGTGCATCTTATAATGTTCTATCTGGTATGATGGATGGTCCATGACGTCCTACATTGAGAAAGGCAAATTGAGAAGACAAATCTGTTGGGTTACTCTACAAGCCTTTGTTGTCATTGCTAGTCTTTTGACATCCTTTGGTATTCATGCTAGCCTCTTGGTTCATCTTCAAGTCAGATGTATATGAATGCTTACTCTGTGATGCCAAAATTTGACTGTCTTGGTAATCATGCTAAAAGAATATAGCTTTGCTGAACTCCATTTTGCTTCATCATGCTTTAGTTATTCAGATGGTACAGCTAATTTACTCCTTCAGCACACAATTTTATGGAAGGTGGCTGGAAAACTAATCATGCCAAAACCAAAGGGCTCAACATCTGAGATTAAAAAAGCTCCGTCATCTGGACTTAAGTGGTCCTTTTCTCCTGGGACTAACCTGCTATCAGGTGGTGCTGCAAAACTTGAAAAAGAGTCTAGGAAAAAACTAAATGAGTTTTCCAAGGAACTTAGAACATTCAGAAGTGTTGACTTGTCAGGTTAGCTCACTGAACTTGTTAGAATGTATCTACAGCAAGTGATTACAGTTGTTCACTCTATAACTGATTATTTCTAAATCTAATATCTGGTAATGAATATGCTGAGATAACTTTTTTAGGGGACTAAACTTACATTTACTTTACCAAGGTAATGGAATACTTGTAGATATTTAACAAATTCATGATTCTGTTAGGTCGTAACTTTGGTGATGATGGTCTATTTTTTCTTGATGAAAGCCTTGGTTACAACaagtttgttcttttccttccttttccATAACCTTACTTTTTTTCTTGTTCCTACTTGTAAACTATTGCTGAACCAGACTCTTAAAGGTATGACATTACTAAAGCAAGACATTTAAGCATAACTTTTTTTAGTGTCGTTTAGCATCTCATTACTTTATTTCCAAGTCTCAGGCAACAGAGGAAGTTGATTTTTCTGACAATGGGATTACAGCAGTTGGCCTAAAGGTACTTGATGGTGTTCTCCAGGGTTTCACAAGTCACAAGGGAAGGGAAATATGTGCAATCTGATGTCCCAAGGTAGCTTTTATATGGGACAATGGTTTATGTTCGTCAAACAATTGTCTCTGATGCTTCTAAGGCTTTATCTCGAGATATGTGCATTGCTGTGAGATATAGTTGTGTTTGTAGGCAATTTGGATCACAAGATGGTTCTTCTGAGACTCAGGTACAATATCAGTACTCTGTGCTACATTGAAAAATATTCTGACATACATATATTAATTTACCATAATATCATCCTCTCGTTTATCCACCTAAAGTAAacattttatttattcttttatccTCTTGAAAAGGTGTGTTCGTGCAGTTATAAATTCTTATTTAACCTTTCTCTCACAGGTCATTGATTACAAAACTCAGCAAAGCAGACTCTTTCTGCTGCTGGATTCAGCATATGCTTTTAGGTTTGTTGGTCAATGGTTGAAGTGGCTATATAATGATGTGATAGAGACTACGAGCCAATGATTTTTCAACATTGCCTGAGGCTCATGCATGCACTGCTGGTTTGAAATCTTTGACAACCTCTGTGACAACTGTATGTAAATCTTTTAGCATATGTAGTTTTGTGCTATATTCTATTTCAATTCATTCTAGTCTTCACCACCTAATTCTAGACCAGATAGCGTCATGAATGTTGCTTTAGTGTTATCAATGTTTTACTTCCTTTTCATTAATTATAATATTGCTGTTTGCTGTTCAGAGCACCTGGAAAATAGTTATCATATCTAAGTTCTCTGATTGTATAATTATTTGGCTGAGGCCTGAGGATGAAGAATAATCTTTACATGTACTTCCAAATTAGTGACGGCTGGTtgccctttttctttatttatggtTAGGCAGTAACTTCTATGAGATTAAAAATCATTAGGATTGCATATTTGGATGGAAGATACTTCTATTCCTTCTAGACGATAACAAACCTTGAATTTGTAACATATATCATTGTATTAATTATTTTGTGCAGTGTAGGCAGGCCACCATACTATAACTTTGCAACATTCCTTCACATGTAAAGTTATAAATTGCATATATTTCAATAGATAACCTTTTTTAATAGTGTTTTAGATATTCAGACTcggtgaaatttatttttatttgtatctTTTCTGCTTCTACATACTGTAAGTCGTAGAtaagtactgattaattaaattgcaacTATGAGAAAATTTTGTTGTAATAATTTCtggtttggattatattaagttcccaggaatgatagatctattactatatgatgtggttgaaaAAATTGATGAAcatttctctttttaagcattccaattagtcatcttgttacctggtgctcttactgctttttcaactatgatttttggtcttggtttactaatatattatttatgtgtttttacagtttacaaatctcaagtacttcagagttgaaattgatgaagtgcgattCGAGTGgactgaatgcatgctagattacatttgagtaggaaaggtatttgatttttgaaaactttggatgatgcatgcatttgcatggaatgtaaattgtgTATATTGTCCCATGTCAATTTCTTTCTTATGGTGATATTTTAGGACTTCTgcagcatgtataattcttctgtttttgttctttgctgtagttaagtagaccaaatgatacttttgtttgacagattagaacagtggatgtttttgttggtgcaacattcctcaggtcaaggttgacctggttgaccaagcttgagtcctggtttggatttcgatgtttgacaatgcaaggttgattgaagaagagtcaagtatgtcaaggataaccggatacttgactgggaagtcctaactgggatgttaggcaggaggaaaatcctggtgagtgaagccaggtgaaagacctagtgagtgaagctaggcaattggaaagacctagtgagtgaagctaggcaattgggaagtcctagtgagtgaagctaggcaggagaaaaatcctggtgagtgaagccaagtgaaagacctagtgagtgaagctaggcaattgggaaagtcctggtgagtgaagccaggcaagagaaattcagatgggtcaaggttgaccagacatctggtgagagtccaagtaggtcaaagggattgaccggatacttggcacgaggaagaaaagtccaagtaggtcttagggagtgaccggatacttggcaagaagagaaaagtccaagtgggtcaaagggattgaccaaacacttggtgagagagtcctagctggtcaagggtgaccgaatgctaggtcttatgtaccaacaagtcatggttgactagatgttggtttagggggctttgagcttggttttgggcaaaaaccaagatctggattgatcagccgattgatccagcaggtttggatcgattcggtgagtccccgcgaacagaacccctctggatcgatcggtggatcgatccagaggtcccaatcgatcagtggatcgattgggacgctgctgcttcgcgcgataagcgctggatcgatccgtggatcgatccagaagtttttccagagcacagaggcgctctggatcgatccgtggatcgatccaaagcctccccgatcgattgggagcattccaatcgatcgggattcgaccgttagcgtcgatttaagccgcaggcgttcatttccttcggaagGACTTCACCGATTGATTCCATATttatcacagctcctccccagcactctctaagctcctcaccgccagttcttgaaggttcttggaggttcatccaagtcaagaggcgagttgcaacgagaagaagaagaagctagggtttttactgcatctcttgtaagcttttgcttattctttactaccctttcttctacttgtattgagagtcttgtagggcttctccgccttcggtagttaccgaaaaggagtgtttattagtggaggtgtgtgtgtgtgcgtggatccttggactagtcacctcttgtgaggtggataccaagtaaaatcctattgttagcattgttgtagtttgtttctttgtattccgctgtgcatcactttgaagaaacaagcaacgaagctcgacgagcacacgcgaagctattcaccccccccccctctagctatttttcggtcctaacagttttaactcagaaaactaggcatttgaaggtgaaaagtggtgagattagggaaatgaaaggcgcaagaagaatggagcagtatagcaagttgaacatatcctgattctcataatttaatgtagcctcaacttgatttttgactcatgatgttctaccttgatgtgttgttaaaagaatgttctaccttgattctgatatctattagcttttgatgtaaaaagaatgtgtgtgtattttatggatagtgttgtaagaagaatatttatgtaatttgtgaatatttgtgtattttatggatcatGTTGAATgatgaatatttgtgtaatttgtgaatatttgtgtattttttttggttactgtcgatttttcactgttttggaaatcaaatttgtgaaaatattgatattacatcgattttccaccactGCAAAACcgatgtcattaactaatattacatcggtcggttaccgctgccaaaactggtgttattaacatataatattacatcggttttacaccgttgatgaaacagtgtcgttaagtgatactacaccggttaataaccgattcgaacaccggtgtcgttaagtgatactacaccgattttaaaccgatgtctaaaatAGCAGACCTTTTatat
This genomic stretch from Zingiber officinale cultivar Zhangliang chromosome 7A, Zo_v1.1, whole genome shotgun sequence harbors:
- the LOC121999920 gene encoding peroxisomal acyl-coenzyme A oxidase 1-like, with translation MVYVRQTIVSDASKALSRDMCIAVRYSCVCRQFGSQDGSSETQVIDYKTQQSRLFLLLDSAYAFRFVGQWLKWLYNDVIETTSQ